From Streptomyces qinzhouensis, one genomic window encodes:
- a CDS encoding acyltransferase family protein: MTGAGGAARTAPERTSRFTAFAERVDRRTPAGRDRAVDGLRAVALLAVPLGHWLLGGLELGDDGALRNASPLSAFGFFAPVSWVLQLLGIFFLVGGYASVRSYHRRTGTTAAWLRGRVARLGRPVLGVAAVWAVLIPVLSLLGVPWTTLRTGSTLVVQPLWFVGVYTVVTALTPYCVRAARALGCWAAAPLLLSVAAVDLLRYGPWADAVPSWLGLLTILPGWLFGYQLGVSWGEGRIDRARAGVLLFGGAALFAVLLLFFGYPASMVGVPGEARTNSHPPSLLVLALAAAQSGAAILLRERIGRWLARPRLWAPVVVVNLSAMTILCWHQTAMLAAAVPGSYAGELAGLTTAPDTVGWVLARIAWLPLFAALLVLIGRYARVFEAPWRTGTRASAALRALAGLLAAGFAVFALGPG; the protein is encoded by the coding sequence ATGACCGGCGCCGGCGGTGCTGCCCGTACGGCCCCGGAGCGGACGAGCCGGTTCACCGCGTTCGCCGAGCGCGTCGACCGCCGTACCCCGGCCGGCCGGGACCGGGCGGTGGACGGACTGCGCGCCGTCGCTCTGCTCGCCGTACCGCTCGGCCACTGGCTGCTCGGCGGCCTCGAACTCGGCGACGACGGCGCGCTGCGCAACGCCAGCCCGCTCTCCGCGTTCGGCTTCTTCGCGCCGGTGAGCTGGGTGCTCCAGCTGCTGGGCATCTTCTTCCTGGTCGGCGGCTACGCCTCCGTACGCTCCTATCACCGCCGTACCGGCACCACCGCCGCCTGGCTGCGGGGACGGGTGGCCCGGCTGGGGCGGCCGGTCCTCGGGGTCGCCGCCGTCTGGGCCGTACTGATCCCCGTCCTGTCCCTGCTCGGCGTCCCCTGGACGACACTGCGCACCGGATCGACCCTGGTGGTCCAGCCGCTGTGGTTCGTCGGCGTCTACACCGTGGTGACCGCCCTGACCCCGTACTGCGTTCGTGCCGCCCGGGCCCTGGGCTGCTGGGCCGCCGCCCCGCTGCTGCTGTCCGTCGCGGCGGTGGATCTGCTGCGGTACGGGCCCTGGGCGGACGCCGTGCCGTCGTGGCTCGGGCTGCTCACGATCCTGCCGGGCTGGCTGTTCGGCTATCAGCTCGGGGTGAGCTGGGGCGAGGGGCGGATCGACCGGGCCCGGGCCGGGGTGCTGCTGTTCGGCGGCGCCGCGCTCTTCGCCGTACTGCTGCTGTTCTTCGGCTATCCGGCGTCGATGGTCGGCGTTCCGGGCGAGGCCAGGACCAATTCGCATCCACCGTCGCTGCTGGTGCTCGCGCTGGCCGCGGCCCAGAGCGGGGCGGCGATCCTGCTGCGGGAGCGGATCGGGCGGTGGCTGGCCCGGCCGAGGCTCTGGGCCCCGGTCGTGGTGGTCAATCTGTCGGCGATGACGATCCTGTGCTGGCACCAGACGGCGATGCTGGCGGCCGCGGTGCCGGGCTCGTACGCCGGTGAGCTGGCCGGTCTCACCACCGCGCCCGACACCGTCGGCTGGGTCCTGGCCCGGATCGCCTGGCTGCCGCTGTTCGCCGCGCTGCTCGTGCTCATCGGGCGGTACGCCCGGGTCTTCGAGGCACCGTGGCGCACCGGCACCCGGGCCTCGGCCGCGCTCCGGGCGCTGGCCGGGCTGCTGGCGGCGGGATTCGCGGTCTTCGCGCTGGGGCCGGGATGA
- a CDS encoding aldo/keto reductase, translating into MNGVPQPDTTPIARTRLGTGGPLVGVQGLGCMGMSEFYGDTDETAARAALDAALEAGVTLFDTADAYGRGANERFLAPFVRAHRDEITLATKFAIVRTDDDDYRGISNDPAYIRQAIDASLARLGVDHVDLYYMHRRDPAVPFAESVGALAELVTAGKIRHIGLSEVTGPELREAHAVHPIAALQSEWSLFSRDVERTAVPAAAELGIALVPYSPLGRGFLTGAFTDASADLPAQDFRAHQPRFTGDNARTNAALLAPVRAIAEARGATPGQIALAWVQQRAEAHGLPVVPIPGTRRPERVRENTAATFLRLTAEELALLEPIAGQVAGDRYQDMSSTSAARE; encoded by the coding sequence ATGAACGGCGTACCGCAGCCGGACACCACCCCGATCGCCCGCACCCGGCTGGGCACCGGCGGACCCCTCGTCGGCGTCCAGGGCCTGGGCTGCATGGGCATGAGCGAGTTCTACGGCGACACCGACGAGACCGCCGCCCGGGCCGCCCTCGACGCGGCCCTGGAAGCGGGGGTCACCCTCTTCGACACCGCCGACGCCTACGGGCGCGGCGCCAACGAACGCTTCCTCGCCCCCTTCGTCCGGGCCCACCGCGACGAGATCACCCTGGCGACGAAGTTCGCCATCGTCCGCACGGACGACGACGACTACCGGGGGATCTCCAACGACCCCGCCTACATCCGGCAGGCCATCGACGCCAGCCTGGCCCGGCTCGGCGTCGACCATGTGGACCTCTACTACATGCACCGCCGCGATCCGGCCGTACCGTTCGCCGAATCCGTCGGCGCGCTCGCCGAGCTGGTCACCGCGGGCAAGATCCGCCATATCGGGCTCAGCGAGGTGACCGGCCCCGAACTGCGCGAGGCGCACGCCGTGCACCCCATCGCCGCGCTCCAGTCGGAGTGGTCGCTGTTCAGCCGGGACGTGGAGCGTACGGCCGTACCGGCCGCCGCCGAGCTGGGCATCGCCCTCGTCCCGTACTCGCCGCTCGGCCGCGGCTTCCTCACCGGCGCCTTCACCGATGCCTCGGCCGATCTGCCCGCCCAGGACTTCCGCGCCCACCAGCCCCGCTTCACCGGCGACAACGCCCGCACGAACGCGGCCCTGCTGGCGCCGGTGCGGGCGATCGCCGAAGCCCGCGGGGCGACCCCGGGCCAGATCGCGCTGGCGTGGGTGCAGCAGCGGGCCGAGGCGCACGGCCTCCCTGTGGTGCCGATCCCCGGCACCCGGCGCCCGGAGCGGGTCCGCGAGAACACCGCGGCGACGTTCCTGCGCCTGACGGCGGAGGAACTGGCGCTGCTGGAGCCGATCGCGGGACAGGTGGCGGGCGACCGCTACCAGGACATGTCGTCCACGTCGGCGGCGCGGGAGTAG
- a CDS encoding MerR family transcriptional regulator — MTTLTESGPGDTAVDLCKPHPGHPRPDGQDRYTIGEVAAWTGMSAHTLRWYERIGLMPHIDRSHTGQRRFTNRDLDWLAFVGKLRLTGMPVADMVRYAELVRLGEDTIDERAELLERTRRDVRSRIAELQETLALLDYKIELYGRSDLS, encoded by the coding sequence ATGACGACGCTGACCGAGAGCGGCCCCGGTGACACGGCCGTCGACCTGTGCAAGCCGCACCCCGGCCACCCCCGCCCCGACGGGCAGGACCGCTACACCATCGGCGAGGTCGCCGCCTGGACCGGGATGTCCGCGCACACTCTGCGCTGGTACGAGCGCATCGGGCTGATGCCGCACATCGACCGCTCCCACACCGGCCAGCGCCGTTTCACCAACCGGGATCTCGACTGGCTGGCGTTCGTCGGCAAACTGCGGCTGACCGGGATGCCGGTCGCCGACATGGTCCGCTACGCCGAGCTGGTACGGCTCGGTGAGGACACCATCGACGAACGCGCGGAGCTGCTGGAGCGCACCCGCCGCGATGTCCGTTCCCGGATCGCCGAACTCCAGGAGACCCTCGCCCTCCTGGACTACAAGATCGAACTGTACGGAAGGAGCGACCTGTCATGA
- a CDS encoding serine hydrolase domain-containing protein, translated as MQSLATTETWPVPTAAAAVVRADGTVAGRHGPTGHRFPLASVTKPLAAYAVLVAYEEGGVELDEPAGPPEATVRHLLAHTSGLAFDEHRVSAEPGTRRIYSNTGFEVLADHVAKATGIPFAEYLRQAVLEPLGMTATVLEGSAAKDAVSTVDDLVRFAAEVQAPRLLDARTVRDAMTVAWPGLAGLLPGYGRQTPNDWGLGFEIRDGKAPHWTGALSSPRTFGHFGQSGTFLWIDPDAGAACVALTDRPFGAWAIDAWPRFADAVLTELRA; from the coding sequence ATGCAGAGCCTGGCGACGACCGAGACATGGCCCGTACCCACCGCAGCCGCCGCCGTGGTGCGGGCGGACGGGACGGTGGCCGGACGGCACGGCCCCACGGGGCACCGTTTCCCGCTGGCCTCGGTGACCAAGCCGCTGGCCGCGTACGCGGTGCTGGTGGCGTACGAGGAGGGCGGGGTCGAGCTGGACGAGCCCGCCGGGCCGCCCGAGGCCACCGTCCGGCATCTGCTGGCGCACACCTCGGGGCTCGCCTTCGACGAGCACCGGGTCAGCGCGGAGCCGGGCACCCGGCGGATCTACTCGAACACCGGCTTCGAGGTCCTCGCGGACCATGTCGCCAAGGCGACCGGTATCCCGTTCGCCGAATATCTGCGGCAGGCGGTCCTCGAACCGCTGGGCATGACGGCGACGGTACTGGAGGGCTCGGCGGCGAAGGACGCCGTGTCGACCGTGGACGATCTGGTGCGCTTCGCGGCGGAGGTGCAGGCACCGAGGCTGCTGGACGCGCGGACGGTACGGGACGCGATGACGGTCGCCTGGCCCGGGCTCGCCGGGCTGCTGCCGGGGTACGGACGGCAGACACCGAACGACTGGGGGCTGGGCTTCGAGATCCGGGACGGCAAGGCACCGCACTGGACGGGCGCGCTGTCGTCGCCGCGGACCTTCGGCCACTTCGGCCAGTCGGGGACGTTCCTGTGGATCGACCCGGACGCGGGCGCGGCCTGCGTGGCCCTGACGGACCGGCCGTTCGGCGCGTGGGCGATCGACGCGTGGCCGCGGTTCGCTGACGCGGTCCTGACGGAGCTCCGCGCCTGA
- a CDS encoding pirin family protein, whose product MIDVRRAAQRYPGGEPGNGIETAHAFSFGPHYDPGNLRFAGLIACNEERLAPGAGFAEHPHSHTEIVTWVARGELTHEDSTGHTTVVRPGDVQWLSAGDGVRHIERNAGAGPLVFVQMWLLPLEPGGTPGYDVVRGVTDDTPYPLPRAGAALHVRRPGPGERATVPDASAAYLHIVHGTVTLGAETLTPGDSARLTDARGLTLTASPDAAAEILIWEFPGLPG is encoded by the coding sequence GTGATCGACGTACGCCGCGCCGCACAGCGCTATCCGGGCGGGGAGCCCGGCAACGGCATCGAGACGGCGCACGCCTTCTCCTTCGGACCGCACTACGACCCCGGGAATCTCCGCTTCGCCGGCCTCATCGCCTGCAACGAGGAGCGGCTCGCCCCCGGCGCGGGCTTCGCCGAGCATCCGCACAGCCATACGGAGATCGTCACCTGGGTCGCCCGGGGCGAGCTGACGCACGAGGACTCCACCGGGCACACCACGGTCGTCCGCCCGGGCGACGTCCAGTGGCTGAGCGCCGGTGACGGGGTCCGCCACATCGAACGCAACGCGGGCGCCGGGCCGCTGGTGTTCGTCCAGATGTGGCTGCTGCCGCTGGAGCCGGGCGGGACACCCGGATACGACGTCGTCCGGGGCGTCACCGACGACACCCCGTACCCGCTGCCCCGCGCGGGCGCGGCACTCCATGTCCGCCGCCCAGGCCCGGGGGAGCGCGCCACGGTCCCCGATGCCTCGGCCGCGTACCTCCATATCGTCCACGGCACGGTCACCCTCGGCGCCGAGACCCTGACCCCGGGTGACTCGGCCCGCCTGACGGACGCCAGGGGGCTGACCTTGACGGCGTCCCCGGACGCCGCGGCGGAGATCCTGATCTGGGAATTCCCGGGCCTGCCGGGCTGA
- a CDS encoding PucR family transcriptional regulator, whose amino-acid sequence MRQSCPVPEPGSNDAHSHSATLKRLEQSSGRLAANAIARMDETLPWYRAMPPENRSWIGLVAQAGIAAFTEWFRHPETPQAISTDVFGTAPRELTRAITLRQTVEMVRTTIEVMETAIDEVAAPGDEAVLREALLVYAREIAFATAQVYAQAAEARGAWDARLESLVVNAVLSGEADEGAVSRAAALGWNSPEHVCVVLGTAPDGDSELTVEAIRRAARHAKLQVLTGVLGDRLVVIAGGSDNPLAVAKALIGPYAAGPVVAGPVVPDLLAATRSAQASAAGLKACSAWQDAPRPVLADDLLPERAIAGDPAAREQLVEEIYRPLEEAGSALLETLSVYLEQASSLEGAARMLFVHPNTVRYRLRRVTDVTGWSPSDVRSAFTLRIALILGRLADGDPQA is encoded by the coding sequence ATAAGGCAGTCTTGTCCCGTGCCCGAACCTGGATCGAACGACGCCCACTCACACTCCGCGACCCTGAAGCGACTGGAGCAGTCCTCCGGGCGGCTCGCGGCCAACGCCATCGCGCGGATGGACGAGACCCTGCCGTGGTACCGGGCGATGCCCCCGGAGAACCGGTCGTGGATCGGTCTGGTCGCCCAGGCCGGTATCGCCGCGTTCACCGAGTGGTTCCGGCATCCCGAGACCCCGCAGGCGATCTCCACGGACGTGTTCGGGACCGCCCCCCGGGAGCTGACCCGGGCGATCACGCTGCGGCAGACCGTGGAGATGGTGCGGACCACGATCGAGGTGATGGAGACCGCGATCGACGAGGTCGCGGCCCCGGGCGACGAGGCGGTGCTCCGCGAGGCGCTGCTGGTGTACGCCCGCGAGATCGCGTTCGCCACGGCCCAGGTGTACGCGCAGGCGGCGGAGGCCCGGGGCGCCTGGGACGCCCGGCTGGAGTCGCTGGTGGTGAACGCGGTGCTGTCGGGCGAGGCCGACGAGGGCGCGGTGTCCCGGGCGGCGGCCCTGGGCTGGAACTCTCCGGAGCATGTGTGCGTGGTGCTGGGCACCGCGCCGGACGGGGACAGCGAGCTGACCGTGGAGGCGATCCGGCGGGCCGCCCGGCATGCCAAGCTCCAGGTGCTGACGGGGGTCCTGGGTGACCGCCTGGTGGTGATCGCGGGCGGCAGCGACAACCCGCTGGCCGTGGCCAAGGCGCTGATCGGGCCCTATGCGGCCGGCCCCGTGGTGGCCGGTCCCGTGGTGCCGGACCTGCTGGCCGCGACCCGGTCGGCACAGGCTTCCGCCGCGGGACTGAAGGCCTGCTCCGCCTGGCAGGACGCCCCGCGTCCGGTCCTGGCCGACGATCTCCTGCCGGAGCGGGCGATCGCCGGGGATCCGGCGGCCCGGGAACAGCTGGTGGAGGAGATCTACAGACCGCTGGAGGAGGCCGGCTCCGCGCTGCTGGAAACCCTCAGTGTCTATCTGGAGCAGGCCAGCAGTCTGGAAGGCGCCGCGCGGATGCTCTTTGTACACCCCAACACCGTGCGCTACCGGCTGCGACGTGTGACCGATGTCACCGGATGGTCACCCTCTGACGTCCGTTCGGCGTTCACGCTGCGAATCGCCCTCATTCTCGGACGCTTGGCCGATGGAGATCCACAGGCCTAG
- a CDS encoding ACP S-malonyltransferase produces the protein MLVLVAPGQGAQTPGFLTPWLELPGASDRLAAWSKAIDLDLVHYGTQADADEIRDTAVAQPLLVAAGLLAAHALGDVRPDAVAGHSVGEITAAVLAGVLDETAALRFVRARGLAMAEAAAVTETGMAAMLGGEQDVVVGHLEGLGLTPANVNGAGQIVAAGTAEQLAALAENKPEGVRRVVPLKVAGAFHTAHMAPAVAVLEEKAAELTVADPKTSYISNRDGAVVTGGEEVLARLVGQVANPVRWDRCMETFQELGVTALVELCPGGTLTGIAKRALPGVKPQALKTPDDLDAARELIAEHTGPAA, from the coding sequence GTGCTCGTACTCGTCGCTCCCGGCCAGGGCGCTCAGACGCCCGGCTTCCTGACTCCCTGGCTCGAACTCCCCGGTGCCTCCGACCGCCTCGCGGCCTGGTCCAAGGCCATTGACCTCGACCTCGTCCACTACGGCACTCAGGCCGACGCGGACGAGATCCGGGACACCGCCGTGGCCCAGCCGCTGCTGGTGGCCGCCGGGCTGCTCGCCGCGCACGCCCTCGGCGATGTCCGCCCGGACGCGGTCGCGGGTCACAGCGTCGGTGAGATCACCGCCGCGGTGCTCGCCGGGGTCCTCGACGAGACCGCCGCACTCCGCTTCGTCCGGGCCCGTGGTCTGGCGATGGCCGAGGCCGCCGCCGTCACGGAGACCGGCATGGCCGCCATGCTCGGCGGGGAGCAGGATGTCGTCGTCGGCCATCTGGAGGGGCTCGGCCTGACTCCGGCGAATGTGAACGGTGCCGGGCAGATCGTGGCCGCGGGCACCGCGGAGCAGCTCGCCGCCCTGGCCGAGAACAAGCCGGAGGGTGTCCGGCGGGTCGTCCCGCTGAAGGTCGCGGGCGCGTTCCACACCGCCCATATGGCCCCCGCGGTGGCCGTACTGGAGGAGAAGGCGGCGGAGCTGACCGTCGCCGACCCGAAGACGTCGTACATCTCGAACCGGGACGGAGCCGTCGTCACCGGCGGTGAAGAGGTCCTCGCCCGGCTCGTCGGGCAGGTGGCCAACCCGGTCCGCTGGGACCGTTGCATGGAGACCTTCCAGGAACTGGGGGTGACCGCGCTGGTGGAGCTCTGCCCCGGTGGCACGCTCACCGGAATCGCCAAGCGTGCCTTGCCCGGGGTCAAGCCCCAGGCGCTGAAGACGCCGGACGATCTCGATGCGGCCCGTGAACTGATCGCCGAGCACACCGGCCCGGCGGCCTGA
- a CDS encoding ketoacyl-ACP synthase III, whose protein sequence is MAKIKPSKGAPYARIMGVGGYRPIRVVPNDVILETIDSSDEWIRSRSGIATRHWASDEETVTAMSLEASGKAMADAGVEPHQIGGVIVATVSHFQQTPAVATEIADRLGTIKPAAFDISAGCAGFGYALTVAKGMISDGSAEYVLVIGVERLSDLTDLEDRATAFLFGDGAGAVVVGPAQEPMIGPTVWGSEGDKSDTIKQTVPWTDYRDGTVERFPAIRQEGQAVFRWAVFEMAKVAQQALDAAGITADDLDVFIPHQANMRIIDSMVKTLKLPDHVTVARDVETTGNTSAASIPLAMERLLATGQAKSGDTALVIGFGAGLVYAATVVTLP, encoded by the coding sequence ATGGCGAAGATCAAGCCCAGCAAGGGCGCTCCGTATGCGCGGATCATGGGCGTCGGCGGCTATCGGCCCATCCGGGTCGTACCCAATGACGTGATCCTGGAGACGATCGACTCGTCGGACGAGTGGATCCGGTCCCGTTCCGGTATCGCCACCCGCCACTGGGCCTCCGACGAGGAGACCGTGACGGCGATGTCCCTGGAGGCGTCGGGGAAGGCGATGGCGGACGCGGGCGTGGAGCCGCACCAGATCGGCGGCGTCATCGTCGCCACGGTGTCGCACTTCCAGCAGACCCCGGCGGTCGCCACCGAGATCGCCGACCGGCTCGGCACCATCAAGCCCGCGGCCTTCGACATCTCGGCCGGCTGTGCCGGCTTCGGTTACGCCCTCACCGTCGCCAAGGGCATGATCTCCGACGGCTCCGCGGAGTACGTCCTGGTCATCGGGGTGGAGCGGCTGAGCGATCTCACCGATCTGGAGGACCGGGCCACGGCCTTCCTGTTCGGTGACGGCGCGGGCGCGGTCGTCGTCGGTCCCGCGCAGGAGCCGATGATCGGCCCGACGGTCTGGGGCTCGGAGGGCGACAAGTCCGACACCATCAAGCAGACCGTGCCGTGGACGGACTACCGCGACGGCACGGTGGAGCGGTTCCCCGCGATCCGGCAGGAGGGCCAGGCGGTCTTCCGCTGGGCCGTGTTCGAGATGGCGAAGGTCGCCCAGCAGGCGCTGGACGCGGCCGGGATCACCGCCGACGATCTCGACGTCTTCATTCCGCATCAGGCCAATATGCGGATCATCGACTCGATGGTGAAGACGCTGAAGCTGCCGGACCATGTCACGGTCGCCCGGGACGTGGAGACCACCGGCAACACCTCGGCCGCCTCGATTCCGCTCGCGATGGAGCGGCTTCTGGCGACCGGGCAGGCCAAGAGCGGCGACACGGCGCTCGTCATCGGCTTCGGGGCGGGTCTCGTCTACGCAGCCACGGTCGTTACCCTCCCCTAA
- a CDS encoding acyl carrier protein, with amino-acid sequence MAATQEEIVEGLAEIVNEIAGIPVEDVQLDKSFTDDLDVDSLSMVEVVVAAEERFDVKIPDEDVKNLKTVGDAAKYILDHQG; translated from the coding sequence ATGGCCGCCACGCAGGAAGAGATCGTCGAGGGCCTCGCCGAGATCGTGAACGAGATCGCCGGTATCCCGGTCGAGGACGTTCAGCTCGACAAGTCCTTCACCGACGACCTGGACGTGGACTCGCTCTCCATGGTCGAGGTCGTCGTCGCCGCCGAGGAGCGCTTCGACGTCAAGATCCCCGACGAGGACGTCAAGAACCTGAAGACCGTCGGCGACGCCGCCAAGTACATCCTCGACCACCAGGGCTGA
- the fabF gene encoding beta-ketoacyl-ACP synthase II, with product MNSTNRTVVVTGIGATTPLGGDSASTWEGLIAGRSGARALDHEGFAELSVRIAAPAAVDPYEVLPRPVARKLDRSAQFALIAAREAWADAGFETPAGEDAEVDPDRLGAVIASGIGGVTTLLDQYDVLKEKGARRVSPHTVPMLMPNSPSANVGLEVNARAGVHTPVSACASGAEAIGYAVEMIRTGRADIVVAGGTEAAIHPLPVAAFANMMAMSKNNDEPEKASRPYDTARDGFVLGEGAGVVVLESAEHAARRGAKKIYCEVLGQGLSADSHHIAQPEPSGRGIAAALRGLLETTDLKPEQIAHLNAHATSTPLGDVAEVKALRKVLGDDLDHVAVSATKSMTGHLLGGAGGVETVATVLALYHRLAPPTINIDELDPEVDADIVRGEARALPRTTIAAINNSFGFGGHNVVLAFRSV from the coding sequence ATGAACTCGACCAATCGCACCGTGGTCGTCACCGGTATCGGCGCAACCACACCGTTGGGTGGCGACAGCGCATCGACCTGGGAGGGCCTGATCGCCGGGCGCTCCGGAGCCAGGGCCCTCGACCACGAGGGCTTCGCCGAGCTGTCGGTCCGGATCGCCGCCCCGGCGGCGGTCGACCCGTACGAGGTACTGCCCCGGCCGGTCGCCCGCAAGCTGGACCGCTCGGCGCAGTTCGCGCTGATCGCGGCGCGGGAGGCCTGGGCCGACGCCGGTTTCGAGACCCCCGCCGGTGAAGACGCGGAGGTCGACCCGGACCGTCTTGGCGCGGTCATCGCGTCCGGTATCGGCGGGGTCACCACCCTGCTCGACCAGTACGACGTGCTGAAGGAGAAGGGCGCGCGCCGGGTCTCCCCGCACACCGTGCCCATGCTCATGCCGAACAGCCCGTCCGCCAATGTCGGCCTGGAGGTCAACGCCCGGGCCGGGGTGCACACCCCGGTGTCGGCGTGCGCGTCCGGCGCCGAGGCGATCGGGTACGCGGTGGAGATGATCCGTACGGGCCGTGCGGACATCGTCGTCGCGGGCGGTACGGAGGCGGCGATCCACCCGCTGCCGGTGGCCGCGTTCGCCAACATGATGGCGATGTCGAAGAACAACGACGAGCCGGAGAAGGCCTCGCGTCCGTACGACACCGCCCGGGACGGCTTCGTCCTCGGTGAGGGCGCGGGCGTTGTGGTGCTGGAGTCCGCGGAGCACGCGGCCCGGCGCGGCGCGAAGAAGATCTACTGCGAGGTCCTCGGCCAGGGGCTCTCCGCCGACAGCCACCACATCGCCCAGCCCGAGCCCTCGGGCCGGGGCATCGCGGCGGCGCTGCGCGGGCTGCTGGAGACCACGGATCTGAAGCCCGAGCAGATCGCGCACCTCAACGCGCACGCCACGTCCACTCCGCTGGGTGATGTCGCCGAGGTCAAGGCGCTGCGCAAGGTGCTCGGCGACGACCTCGACCATGTCGCCGTCTCGGCGACCAAGTCGATGACGGGTCATCTGCTGGGCGGCGCGGGTGGGGTCGAGACGGTGGCGACGGTGCTGGCGCTGTACCACCGCCTGGCCCCGCCGACGATCAACATCGACGAGCTGGACCCGGAGGTCGACGCGGACATCGTGCGCGGCGAGGCACGGGCGCTGCCGCGGACCACGATCGCGGCCATCAACAACTCGTTCGGCTTCGGCGGCCATAACGTGGTGCTGGCGTTCCGCTCGGTGTGA
- a CDS encoding DUF3145 domain-containing protein: MTTRGVLYVHSAPRALCPHVEWAVAGVVGVRVQLDWIRQPASPGTWRAELSWRGEVGTASKLASALRGWHLLRFEVTAEPCATAEGERYSATPELGIFHAVTGIHGDILIPEDRLRAAMVRAARGETVLEAELSKLLGKPWDDELESFRYAGEGAPVRWLHQVV, translated from the coding sequence GTGACGACACGCGGCGTTCTCTACGTCCACTCCGCCCCGCGCGCGCTCTGCCCGCACGTCGAATGGGCGGTCGCGGGTGTGGTCGGCGTACGGGTACAGCTCGACTGGATCCGACAGCCCGCCTCCCCGGGCACCTGGAGAGCCGAACTCTCCTGGCGCGGCGAGGTGGGTACGGCCTCCAAGCTGGCCTCCGCGCTGCGCGGCTGGCATCTGCTGCGCTTCGAGGTCACGGCCGAACCGTGCGCCACCGCCGAGGGCGAGCGCTACAGCGCCACCCCCGAGCTGGGCATCTTCCACGCCGTCACCGGCATCCACGGCGACATCCTCATCCCCGAGGACCGGCTGCGGGCCGCCATGGTCCGCGCCGCCCGGGGCGAGACCGTCCTGGAGGCCGAGCTGTCCAAACTGCTCGGCAAGCCGTGGGACGACGAGCTGGAGTCCTTCCGGTACGCGGGTGAGGGCGCCCCGGTCCGCTGGCTCCACCAGGTCGTCTGA
- a CDS encoding SGNH/GDSL hydrolase family protein: protein MHDRHSATRTTGQRTIGGTDSGGGVRTGDPGEDTGTPYGRTGGRRRRSAAAAGVSAALVLTAALAGCDSSSESDDGIKTKGAAAKQAPAFVWDRSPGSIAAVGDSITRSFNACSVLSDCPESSWSTGTDSKVRSLALRLIGDAATVSQRTWNYAKTGAEMADIPAQMTQAAARKPELVTVLVGANDACSDSADLMTPVEEYRASFTGALKQLRKVSPKSQVYVSSVPDLKRLWQTGRTDPIGRQIWKLGFCKSMLKDAEDLGPEATARRARVQERVVAYNKVLKEVCATDLRCRYDGGAVFSYAFEGDQLSRWDWFHPSRNGQSRLAEIAYRNITAASVPK from the coding sequence ATGCACGACCGGCACTCGGCGACGCGGACGACCGGACAGCGAACCATCGGGGGTACGGACAGCGGGGGTGGGGTCCGAACGGGGGACCCGGGGGAAGACACGGGGACACCGTACGGGCGTACGGGCGGGCGCCGGAGACGGTCCGCCGCCGCGGCCGGGGTGAGCGCGGCCCTCGTTCTCACGGCCGCCCTCGCGGGCTGCGACAGCTCTTCGGAATCGGACGACGGCATCAAGACCAAGGGCGCCGCCGCCAAACAGGCCCCGGCCTTCGTCTGGGACCGCAGCCCCGGCTCGATCGCCGCGGTGGGCGACTCCATCACCCGCAGCTTCAACGCCTGCTCGGTGCTCTCCGACTGCCCCGAGTCGTCCTGGTCCACCGGCACCGACAGCAAGGTGCGGAGCCTGGCACTGCGGCTGATCGGCGATGCCGCCACGGTCTCCCAGCGGACCTGGAACTACGCCAAGACCGGTGCGGAGATGGCCGATATCCCGGCCCAGATGACCCAGGCGGCGGCCCGGAAGCCGGAGCTGGTCACGGTTCTGGTCGGCGCCAATGACGCCTGTTCGGACTCCGCCGATCTGATGACCCCGGTCGAGGAGTACCGCGCGTCGTTCACCGGCGCCCTGAAGCAGCTGCGGAAGGTATCGCCCAAGAGTCAGGTGTACGTATCGAGCGTGCCCGATCTGAAGCGGCTCTGGCAGACCGGGCGGACGGATCCGATAGGCCGTCAGATCTGGAAGCTCGGATTCTGCAAGTCGATGCTGAAGGACGCCGAGGATCTGGGCCCCGAGGCCACCGCGCGCCGGGCCCGGGTGCAGGAGCGGGTGGTCGCGTACAACAAGGTGCTGAAGGAGGTCTGCGCCACGGACCTGCGGTGCCGGTACGACGGGGGCGCGGTGTTCTCGTACGCCTTCGAGGGTGACCAGCTCAGCCGGTGGGACTGGTTCCACCCGAGCCGGAACGGCCAGAGCAGGCTGGCGGAGATCGCGTACCGGAACATCACGGCGGCTTCCGTACCGAAGTGA